The genomic stretch GGATGTCACCGATCAGCGTCGGGTACACCCCGTACGTCTGGCCGCCGTGTTGGCCCACGGTGAGTAGCCGTGGCAGGCGGTTGCTGGGGGTGGGGTTGTTCGGGTCCCACTTCTCGATCTTGCCGTCGTTGAACAGCTCCATGGTCAGGTCGCCGTCCCACCACAGGCCGTGCTGCGGCCAGGGGGCGGTGTCCGCGAGGCGTTGGTTCGAGGCGGCGTTGTAGACGCCCGAAAAGGACCAGACCTCCATGCCGGGCCGGCGTGGATCGATGTCACCGGCCATGCCACGCCCGACATCCGCAGTGCCGGCCTCGGTGTGTTTCCAGATCATGGCACCGGTGGCAGCGTCGTAGTAGTACTGGCGCAGGCCGCTGGGGTTGTCCTGCTGGACACCGAAGCCCTGCAGGCCCGGACGGTTGGGATCCATCTTCGCGATGTGGAACCGGTCGCCGTGCGTGATGCCCTGCGGTGCCAGCGAGTAGCGCAGGCGGCCGTCCCCGTTGAGCACGAACCCGATCTCGACGATCTCGTCCCGACCGTCGCCGTCGACATCGATGATCCGGGTGTTGTGCCCGTCCGGCAGGTTCTGGTTACCGCGCAGGAACTTCCACTGCTGGGTCAGGGCGCTGCCGGTGAAGCGCCATGCCGTGAACATGAGGTTGAAGTCCCCGCTGCCGATCCGGTTCTTCATGTACGCGACCAGGCTCGGGTTCGTGCCGTCGAGGTGACCCACGCCGAAGCGGGCGTACATCGGGCCGTCGCTGAGGTAGTCGGTCGGCACCGGCGCCGTGGCGCGTGGCGCACCGGTCATGCCGTCCAGGATGGCGATGTGCTGACGGTTGTTGTCGCTTCCCTGGCTGAACGTGGTGCCATTGCCGAACCGTACGCCGTTGGCGATCCGCACCGCGACCTCCGCACGGCCGTCGCTGTCAAGGTCGTAGACCGTCACCCCGTCGTTGTGCCCGACGTTGATGGTCGACGACCCGCCTTCGATGTTGTTCTGGTTGGTGCTGTTCGGACCCATGTCGACGTCCCAGAGGAACCGCCCGTCACTGCGGTACGCCTCGATCCGCTGCGGGCTGGTCTGGCGGTCCACCACGTAGTCGTACTCGCCGTCGCCGTCGAGGTCGCCCACCCAGACGAACTTCACCGTGCCGGTGTTGCGCAACGGCACCCGGACCACCGGCTCGACGGCGTTGTTGGCCCGCAGCGTGAAAGCGCCGCTCGCCTGCTGTTCCACCCCGTTGACCACCGGCCGTACGTGGTAGC from Micromonospora craniellae encodes the following:
- a CDS encoding rhamnogalacturonan lyase family protein; this encodes MLTAGVTVLLAITGVAVGLPAASAATVDTNAWYVLVNRHSGKALDVFELATGDGARITQWTRNDGAWQQWQFVDSGGGFYRLRSRHSGKVLDVSEASTADRTPLVQWSDNNGSHQQFRLADSDGGHVRLIARHSNKAVDVLDWSTADGAELVQWPDTGASNQQWQLVRVDGGSPPPPTTGPPPTTGPPPANGSRLMENLGRGVVAVRSATSSVLVSWRLLGLDPQGIGFNVYRSTGGGAAVKLNSTVLTGGTNYTDTTANLSQSNSYHVRPVVNGVEQQASGAFTLRANNAVEPVVRVPLRNTGTVKFVWVGDLDGDGEYDYVVDRQTSPQRIEAYRSDGRFLWDVDMGPNSTNQNNIEGGSSTINVGHNDGVTVYDLDSDGRAEVAVRIANGVRFGNGTTFSQGSDNNRQHIAILDGMTGAPRATAPVPTDYLSDGPMYARFGVGHLDGTNPSLVAYMKNRIGSGDFNLMFTAWRFTGSALTQQWKFLRGNQNLPDGHNTRIIDVDGDGRDEIVEIGFVLNGDGRLRYSLAPQGITHGDRFHIAKMDPNRPGLQGFGVQQDNPSGLRQYYYDAATGAMIWKHTEAGTADVGRGMAGDIDPRRPGMEVWSFSGVYNAASNQRLADTAPWPQHGLWWDGDLTMELFNDGKIEKWDPNNPTPSNRLPRLLTVGQHGGQTYGVYPTLIGDILGDWREEVVVTNGNSTELLVFTTNQPTSTRLYTLAHNPAYRNAMTLKGYLQSHHLDYFLGAGMTQPPPPRITYTRR